From Halomicrobium salinisoli, the proteins below share one genomic window:
- a CDS encoding halocyanin domain-containing protein, producing the protein MSRDTCTRRTVLRTSAGAVAGGAALAASSPASAQASFDGWLDDVGNYDGVVDETGSDEVTVEVGTEANGGNFGFGPAAVRVDPGTTVTWEWVAGNHNVVAEDGSFESELTGETGFTFSQTFEEAGVVKYACTPHRSMGMKGVVVVGDAGGGGGSSTEQSMAASGSGGSGGGASDGMSTADWSAVGVALAMVAALLSPLGRAAMRNGGDDRRQRGAR; encoded by the coding sequence ATGAGCCGAGACACCTGCACCAGACGCACCGTCCTCCGCACGAGCGCCGGCGCCGTCGCCGGGGGTGCCGCGCTGGCGGCATCGTCGCCGGCGAGCGCCCAGGCGAGCTTCGACGGCTGGCTCGACGACGTCGGGAACTACGACGGCGTGGTCGACGAGACGGGGAGCGACGAGGTGACCGTCGAGGTGGGCACCGAGGCCAACGGCGGCAACTTCGGGTTCGGTCCCGCCGCGGTCCGCGTCGACCCCGGGACGACGGTGACCTGGGAGTGGGTCGCCGGCAACCACAACGTCGTCGCCGAGGACGGCTCCTTCGAGAGCGAACTCACCGGCGAGACCGGATTCACCTTCTCGCAGACGTTCGAGGAGGCCGGCGTCGTGAAGTACGCCTGCACGCCCCACAGGTCGATGGGGATGAAGGGCGTGGTCGTCGTCGGCGACGCGGGCGGCGGTGGCGGCAGCAGCACCGAGCAGTCGATGGCCGCGAGCGGTAGCGGCGGTTCCGGCGGCGGCGCGAGCGACGGGATGAGCACCGCCGACTGGAGCGCCGTCGGCGTCGCGCTGGCGATGGTCGCCGCGCTGCTATCGCCGCTGGGACGTGCCGCCATGCGGAACGGCGGCGACGACCGGCGGCAGCGAGGCGCGCGATGA
- a CDS encoding DUF2249 domain-containing protein has protein sequence MAATRLDLRDVPPSERHPMIHTAFETLDSGEALEIVNDHEPRPLFYEFQAEVDAFDAESYVCERREEGKYVATLPKQ, from the coding sequence ATGGCAGCCACGAGACTCGACCTGCGCGACGTGCCGCCGTCGGAGCGCCACCCGATGATCCACACGGCCTTCGAGACGCTGGACAGCGGCGAGGCGCTGGAGATCGTCAACGACCACGAGCCCCGGCCGCTGTTCTACGAGTTCCAGGCGGAGGTCGACGCCTTCGACGCGGAGAGCTACGTCTGCGAGCGCCGGGAGGAGGGCAAGTACGTCGCGACGCTGCCCAAACAATGA
- a CDS encoding Htur_1727 family rSAM-partnered candidate RiPP produces MTEDATGLDHEIDAQRSSTAPEWEVFVSEGDGDPLTHAGSVTAPSESIAVEQAEKLFEHAAETLWLCPATEVTRRTTDARALAER; encoded by the coding sequence ATGACAGAGGACGCGACCGGGCTTGACCACGAGATCGACGCACAGCGGTCCTCGACCGCCCCGGAGTGGGAGGTGTTCGTCAGCGAGGGCGACGGCGATCCGCTGACCCACGCCGGCAGCGTGACCGCGCCGTCGGAGTCGATCGCCGTCGAGCAGGCCGAGAAGCTCTTCGAGCACGCCGCCGAGACGCTGTGGCTCTGTCCCGCGACGGAGGTGACCCGGCGCACGACCGACGCGCGTGCGCTGGCCGAGCGATGA
- a CDS encoding DUF7521 family protein — protein MPPCGTAATTGGSEARDDAVTRTRRDAQSSAGATVGAATRRPATGIGVRTVISHVSGAEIAVAATKTLTLVLGGLITYHSYRAYRRTAARQLGALALGFAIVTAGAVLGGTFHLVVSRYMDVPLTVPILFESALTATGLTVVLYSLYVRR, from the coding sequence GTGCCGCCATGCGGAACGGCGGCGACGACCGGCGGCAGCGAGGCGCGCGATGACGCGGTCACGCGGACGCGGCGCGACGCGCAGTCGAGCGCGGGCGCGACCGTCGGAGCGGCGACCCGGCGGCCGGCGACCGGGATCGGGGTCCGAACCGTGATCTCCCACGTCTCCGGCGCCGAGATAGCGGTCGCCGCGACCAAGACGCTCACGCTCGTCCTCGGGGGCCTGATCACGTACCACTCCTACCGGGCCTACCGGCGGACCGCGGCCCGACAGCTCGGGGCGCTGGCGCTCGGGTTCGCGATCGTCACCGCCGGGGCGGTGCTGGGCGGCACGTTCCACCTGGTCGTCAGCCGCTACATGGACGTCCCGCTGACCGTCCCGATCCTCTTCGAGAGCGCGCTGACCGCGACCGGCCTCACTGTCGTCCTCTACTCGCTATACGTGCGCCGGTAG
- a CDS encoding cupin domain-containing protein: protein MVATDFESERGFDEGRFRADVIHESDTQKVVMGYFRPGQFIPVHAPDSDVAITVHEGEGVVREGGTDREVEPGSVVVVPAGEERGVRAETELQATLVTSPPPGEAAHEPVRRGLQRGEFEPE from the coding sequence ATGGTCGCGACCGACTTCGAGAGCGAGCGAGGCTTCGACGAGGGGCGCTTCCGCGCGGACGTGATCCACGAGTCCGACACGCAGAAGGTCGTCATGGGCTACTTCCGGCCGGGCCAGTTCATCCCCGTCCACGCGCCCGACAGCGACGTGGCCATCACGGTCCACGAGGGCGAGGGCGTGGTTCGGGAAGGCGGCACCGACCGCGAAGTGGAGCCGGGATCGGTGGTGGTGGTCCCCGCCGGCGAGGAGCGCGGCGTCCGCGCGGAGACCGAACTGCAGGCGACGCTGGTCACCTCGCCCCCGCCCGGCGAGGCCGCCCACGAGCCAGTTCGCCGCGGGCTGCAACGGGGCGAGTTCGAGCCGGAGTGA
- a CDS encoding cupin domain-containing protein, which translates to MTVERADLSAVAEDGRASLFEGEPRTVYLSLSADERIPEHTHPDREILFHVLEGEIDLDLDGETHSLEAGEIARFSGEREISPSAATDARALVVLANGEEA; encoded by the coding sequence ATGACCGTCGAGCGCGCGGACCTCTCGGCGGTGGCCGAGGACGGCCGAGCGAGCCTGTTCGAGGGCGAGCCACGGACCGTCTACCTCTCGCTGTCGGCCGACGAGCGCATCCCCGAACACACCCACCCCGACCGGGAGATCCTCTTCCACGTGCTGGAGGGCGAGATCGACCTCGACCTGGACGGGGAGACCCATTCGCTCGAGGCGGGCGAGATCGCTCGCTTCTCCGGCGAGCGGGAGATATCGCCGTCCGCCGCGACCGACGCGCGGGCGCTGGTCGTGCTCGCGAACGGCGAGGAAGCCTAG
- a CDS encoding TIGR04053 family radical SAM/SPASM domain-containing protein → MRPPADTSERPFVLIWEVTQACELACEHCRADAQPARHPDELSTAEGKALLDRAADFGDGQLVVLSGGDPMKRPDLVELVDHGTDAGLSMTLTPSGTDGLTGDAIDDLADAGLRRMALSLDGSTAERHDAFRGEDGSFEATVRAAEQAKEAGLPLQINTTVCAQTVDDLPAIADRVADLGAVLWSVFFLVPVGRGAVLDPISPDRAEDVMDWLHEVREERPFGIKTTEAPHFRRVGLQRRRGEAGDGDAGGTKRRAGIVAGDGFAFVSHTGEVYPSGFLPKPAGDVREDDLIEVYRDSDLFTSLRDRDQLRGKCGACEFREVCGGSRSRAYATTGDPLASDPLCSYVPEGYDGPLPTRSRPQGATSE, encoded by the coding sequence ATGCGACCGCCCGCAGACACGAGCGAGCGCCCCTTCGTCCTCATCTGGGAGGTCACCCAGGCCTGCGAGCTGGCCTGCGAGCACTGCCGGGCCGACGCCCAGCCGGCCCGCCACCCCGACGAGCTCTCCACCGCGGAGGGGAAGGCACTGCTCGACCGGGCCGCCGACTTCGGCGACGGCCAGCTGGTCGTCCTCTCCGGCGGCGACCCGATGAAGCGGCCCGACCTCGTCGAACTGGTCGACCACGGCACCGACGCCGGTCTGTCGATGACGCTGACCCCCAGCGGCACGGACGGGCTGACCGGCGACGCCATCGACGACCTCGCCGACGCCGGCCTGCGGCGGATGGCCCTGAGCCTCGACGGGTCGACCGCCGAGCGCCACGACGCCTTCCGCGGCGAGGACGGGAGCTTCGAGGCGACGGTCCGGGCCGCCGAGCAGGCGAAAGAAGCCGGCCTGCCGCTGCAGATCAACACCACCGTCTGCGCCCAGACGGTCGACGACCTCCCCGCCATCGCCGACCGCGTCGCCGACCTCGGGGCGGTGCTGTGGAGCGTCTTCTTCCTCGTCCCCGTCGGCCGCGGCGCCGTCCTCGACCCCATCTCGCCCGACCGGGCCGAGGACGTCATGGACTGGCTCCACGAGGTCCGCGAGGAGCGGCCGTTCGGGATCAAGACGACCGAGGCGCCGCACTTCCGCCGCGTCGGCCTCCAGCGCCGTCGCGGCGAGGCGGGCGACGGCGACGCCGGCGGCACGAAGCGCCGCGCCGGCATCGTCGCCGGCGACGGCTTCGCCTTCGTCAGCCACACCGGCGAGGTCTACCCCTCCGGGTTCCTGCCGAAGCCCGCCGGCGACGTCCGCGAGGACGACCTGATCGAGGTCTACCGCGACTCGGACCTGTTCACGTCGCTGCGTGACCGCGACCAGTTGCGCGGGAAGTGCGGCGCCTGCGAGTTCCGCGAGGTCTGCGGCGGCAGCCGCTCGCGGGCCTACGCCACGACCGGCGACCCGCTGGCCAGCGACCCGCTGTGTTCGTACGTGCCAGAGGGGTACGACGGGCCGCTGCCCACGAGGTCGCGACCGCAGGGAGCGACCTCGGAATGA
- a CDS encoding DUF2249 domain-containing protein, producing the protein MQETAREVLGETAAPDDAPVETIDVRNAGPPEPLRRTLETLPDLGDDVALVQFNDRAPQHLYPKLDDRGYAYETVERTDATVTVIWSEP; encoded by the coding sequence ATGCAGGAGACCGCACGCGAGGTCCTCGGGGAGACCGCAGCGCCGGACGACGCGCCCGTCGAGACGATCGACGTCAGGAACGCCGGGCCGCCGGAGCCGCTCCGACGGACCCTGGAGACGCTCCCCGACCTCGGCGACGACGTCGCGCTCGTCCAGTTCAACGACCGCGCGCCCCAGCACCTCTACCCGAAGCTCGACGACCGCGGGTACGCCTACGAGACGGTCGAGCGAACGGACGCGACCGTCACAGTAATCTGGTCGGAGCCGTGA
- a CDS encoding TIGR04347 family pseudo-SAM/SPASM protein has protein sequence MISVSKLLCDLDAEGDGLRYDAAEESGKPQITEDKQRRPVVVWNVTKQCNLYCEHCYASADTETAPGELSTEEGKTLLDELADYGAPVVLFSGGEPLVRDDLEELIAYAADRGLRPVLSTNGTLITEERAAALRDAGLQYAGVSVDGLPERNDAFRGKEGAFDAAVRGIENCLDAGLKTGLRYTITDHNAPDLEGVVDLLTDVGLDRFCFYHLDYGGRGTEILDADLTPEERREAVERVCDMTREYHDRGEEIETLLVGNYADAGFLVEYAREHLGTEQAERIYQYLRVNGGDPAGERVANVDYQGNVHPTQFWQGYSLGNVRDRPFGEIWEDESNPLLRGLRDRDDRLTGKCADCEYKEICRGGSRLRALTVHEDLFAPDPQCYLTDEEVGVADARAATR, from the coding sequence ATGATCTCCGTCAGCAAGCTCCTCTGTGACCTCGACGCGGAGGGCGACGGGCTCCGGTACGACGCCGCCGAGGAGTCGGGCAAGCCCCAGATCACCGAGGACAAACAGCGCCGGCCGGTCGTCGTCTGGAACGTCACCAAGCAGTGCAACCTCTACTGCGAGCACTGCTACGCCTCCGCCGACACGGAGACGGCGCCGGGCGAGCTGTCGACCGAGGAGGGCAAGACCCTGCTCGACGAGCTGGCCGACTACGGCGCGCCCGTCGTGCTGTTCTCCGGCGGCGAGCCGCTGGTCCGGGACGACCTCGAGGAGCTGATCGCCTACGCCGCCGACCGGGGCCTGCGGCCCGTCCTCTCGACCAACGGGACGCTGATCACCGAGGAGCGGGCCGCGGCCCTCCGGGACGCCGGGCTCCAGTACGCCGGCGTCTCCGTCGACGGCCTGCCGGAGCGCAACGACGCCTTCCGCGGGAAGGAGGGCGCGTTCGACGCCGCCGTCCGCGGCATCGAGAACTGCCTCGACGCCGGCCTCAAGACGGGGCTGCGCTACACCATCACCGACCACAACGCGCCGGACCTGGAGGGCGTCGTCGACCTGCTGACCGACGTCGGCCTCGATCGCTTCTGCTTCTATCACCTCGACTACGGCGGCCGCGGGACCGAGATCCTCGACGCCGACCTCACGCCCGAGGAGCGCCGCGAAGCCGTCGAGCGGGTCTGTGACATGACCCGGGAGTACCACGACCGCGGCGAGGAGATCGAGACGCTGCTGGTGGGCAACTACGCCGACGCGGGGTTCCTCGTCGAGTACGCCCGCGAACACCTCGGGACGGAGCAGGCCGAGCGCATCTACCAGTACCTCCGGGTCAACGGCGGCGACCCCGCCGGCGAGCGCGTGGCCAACGTCGACTACCAGGGCAACGTCCACCCCACGCAGTTCTGGCAAGGCTACTCGCTCGGCAACGTCCGCGACCGCCCGTTCGGAGAGATCTGGGAGGACGAGTCGAACCCCCTCCTGCGGGGCCTCCGGGACCGCGACGACCGGCTGACGGGGAAGTGCGCCGACTGCGAGTACAAGGAGATCTGCCGC